The genomic window TGGCATCAGCAATTTAACACATAGAGATGAGCACACCGGCTTTAAGGGATTAGCACCATGTGGCTAATGTGGTGCATCTGAGTCTCCTAAATGCCAGCACATAAGAGCTCCAAACACTGTGCTCCATGTTTCCTGCACCTACGCACATTCAATTACAGCACGAGCTACAGGAGTGCAAGCTATTTCATTATACTGTAGGTACTTGGTAATTTCAGAGCAGATGAAGTGGTCGCCTGTGCAACAGAAACTTCAGTCATAGAAACATAAACTAGCTCCAAAGGCTGTTTCTTTACCCTCATTCATTTGCTCAGTATGTTCGAAACAGTCAGTTTTGCTAGGTACACTGAATCCAATGTATAAAGTAACATTTTTTATCGTTTGTTGTCTTTTCTTCAGACTCCAGCAGCTGTGAACAAGATCAGGTTTTTGTTGGAGGACAAGCCGGAATATGTGAGTAAATGACAAAATCAACATTCACTGAAACATCATATTATCAAACAGACAGTGCCTCTCCACatcctgtgtaatggcagcaggGTGCAGTATTGTTTTCAGTTAGCAATTGTGTAACACCCATTTCATGCAGTGATTGGCCGGCTGTCCAGAGCTGAGAAAGTGAGCTTGGTTTGAACTTCTCCCTCTAGCTCTTTTTTCGTCTGTTACAGAACAGTTTGTGGCACTTTTCATGTGTACAAACAGGTGCAACTCTACATACTCTACACACTTGCTTACTGTGACTGTGTGGTTATAtccatttttaaataatattatgCCCTCTCAGtgatggctgttttttttttcagtccgCCTTTGAACATGGCATTAAAAATTGATGAAACAGTCAAGTAGTGGTTGGTGAAGAGGTAAATGACACTGGATGGTAATGTCGGTCTGGCTCTTTATAGATCGGTTtgaaggttggagtgagaacaCGCGGTTGCAATGGCATGACTTACACACTGGACTACGCCACGGAAAGAGGCAAATCTGACGAGGAAGTGATGCAGGATGGTAAGCCTTgtcttatttttgtgttttccttttacTAAAAGATTTTGAACATTTGAGTGAAGACAGGCAGAACAAAGATCAAATACATCAAGGTTTTGAGAATGATTCAAAGCATTCATTGCTGATACTATTTTCATAAAACCACTAGGGGGTGCTAAAGATGGAAAAGTTCAAGTTCCACACTTAGTggctttaattaaaaatatatttttgtggaGTTAAAAGGCCTTTTCACACCAGGGATGATGGGAAATATCataacaaaaatccaaaatattttataatgaTTTTTCGTGTTTAAACCTTGCACACCACGGCCTGGTGTGCTAGCTTGTGCTATCCGGACAGAGAAAGTAGGAGAAGAGTGGCACACATAGACAGTCCTTCAGTGCTGCATCGAGTGACAGCAACAGCTGATCGTCGACATTCGGCCTCTTTTGTAGCTATTGCTAATCACCAGTACAAGCCAGTTCAGTTGCTACACCTCATCAGATGCCGTCTTCAGATTCCTCAGCCTTCATGGTCGTTAtctaaagtccagttcagaccaaagatccacgatgagacgagttgaaacatgcaGCTATTTGCAATGCATCGTTGTGCAGCCTTCTAAAAACCTTCCGGTTCACACCAGTGCAACTAGAttagacagtgtatcatctctgtgcaacaactctctgtacctccactttgttttccagcttttcaggcttagtTTGTAGCTAAATATATTTTGTAGCTTCGTAAAATATGAATGatgatagtgatagtgagatactggctacagttgcatttgcagtagtgatgaaacagcaaaaacgttctaaaacagttttgtcttgtCACAAATTATTGGTCTGAACAGGGCTTTATgatttttagtttgtttgtcaAAGAGGACACTATTTTGAGAGACCAAATGGATCATTTGATCAATATCCATATTGTGTGATGGTAGGAACAGAATTAGAAGATAATAACTTTTGTCCACGTGATCAGTCGATAATTTTATTGGCTTGCTTGTTTTTAATCAGCCGTTTAAATTTGCAGAATTCAAATCAGCTGGTGGAAAAGAAAACTTGCACTGCAAAATATGGAAATTTTAGATTCAGTGTAGATAGGCTCATAGAGATAGATGGgtttgaatttttaattgatgtACGATTTATCCTCATTTAGTCCGAGTAGACCATAAAGGCTGTTTTGCTGTTTACAACATATAAACCCAGAACATTTTTGCTGAGTATTGACGTGAAGCTTACAGTTTGAGAGTAGTGATGGCTCTACTGTTACTGTCTTGCAGGTGTGAGAGTGTTCATAGAGAAGAAGGCTCAGCTGACCCTTCTGGGAACTGAGATGGACTTTGTGGAGTCAAAGCTGTCCAGTGAATTTGTCTTCAACAACCCTAACATTAAGGGCACATGTGGTTGTGGAGAAAGCTTCAACATCTGAGCATCATGGAGCCATTGCCTCCCCCACCCCTCCTCTCGCTCCAAACCCTGTCCCTCCCCTAAAGACTGAGAGACTGAATGTTGACGAGGATGTCAGGCATCAGGAAATCTCTGACATGTGGACGTGCCTGCGTTACTACCACTGCTTCTCCTGCGGACCActggcatacacacacacgtaaagcCCACGTATGCATATTCATACTAACAGGAAGGTTTTAATTCAATCGGTGTAGTCACAACTATCTCAACATGTTGATTTTAGGTTCAGATACCTCAATTTAgacaactgcttttttttttactctgctcTGCATCTAAACATAAGAAGGACCTTAAAGGCAAgatgctttttaattttttgactAGCTGCCATTTTACACTTTTACGTTCATTATATTTAGAGATCCAATCTAATTTCACTATGACTTGTATGCAGCAGGAAATAGCACAGCATGGCCCAAGGACATGCGCAGTGAAGGTCGGAGTTGCCCATGTGTAAGTAGGATTTGATACTATTAGTTAtctgttttttaactttaaatctGTCCACCAAAATCTACAGGCCAACATCACCTGTTTGACTAACACACTGTAAGACAGTGTCCCATCACCCAGTGTCATGTACCCCGCAGTATGCAGAAGTGGACGAGTGTGAGTgtcttgaaactgctttattagtTTGTAAAGTGTATATTTATCtctgtgtgtaaatataaagaATGTATATCTCCCTTGAACCACACCaacgcacaaaaaaaaaattcataacgCACAAAACAAGTATTCCTCACACAAGAATACATGAggtctgtgtttctttttgctttgaTCAAAGCCAGGACTTTGTGTTTGTACTGTGCAATATGTCTGTGTAcatatgaaataataaatagataaatcCAAGGATATGAAATTGTGCGGCCACTGTTTTGTGTTCAACAGTTTGACTGTGGGTGTGCCAGGGTGATTGGTACATCATGACTGAACTGATAAACTTAGActagttgtcatggagatggctCATTTGTGAGAAACAGATGGATTCTGTGTCACTGAAATTTTGAAGTTGACATCACTTTTATGGTGACTGTATccaggcagaggaggagaaggttcAGTTATTTctaaagatttattttaatcatcCCTTGTTTATGGTTttaatgcagcagcacagaacataTACAGCCATAACTATTATTACCAAAGCTGATGAACATGCTGATGAGCAAATATCTACCCATTTACAGCAGCTGAGTAACTGTCAGCATTAGTTTGGAGTTAAGGGATTAAGCAGCACTACATCTGATGCATTGTAGTCTAGTTATCACTTTGCATTTAACTATTATTAAGTCTCCACTTACTCCAGAGGAAAATATCTGGGTCCTTAGCGGCTAAAAGCTTCACTATATTTGCCAACTTTGTCTGCCTTCTGTTTTGGCATGCAGTATATAGGGGCTAGGCATTGAGAAATGATACTGGTAGCACAGTATACAGTGGATGGATCACTTAAAGGGGTCCAGAGGTTCCCCTAGCCTTCACTTGCAaatgtcaactattaaattaaccCCACATGAAGGAgtagactcaaaatgaccacaaagggacACTGAATGGCTGCAAAGACTTACAAACCCACAAAAAAagatgcttaaaaaaatatccacAACCACCCATTTAAACTAGATTTATatcatgtgtatatataaatcactgaaataaagTCACGGATACGGATACAGATTTATTAAAGGCTTTGGCTGAGATCAGATCACTACCTACTGACCCCCGAAACATCAGCACCACCTTCTCCACCCTAAAGAACACAGGGAGAGGCACTTCTAACACCAGAGGGACCTTAAGATCTAGAGCCGTCCTCCCTGCAAACATCAGCCAGCTGTCCAAGAGAGACTTTAAGAGGTGGGATCACCTGAGAGAAAGATTACTTGCCTCAGGACAATTGCAGCCCAGTTCACCATCCTCAAACCCTGCCCTCCTTGCACTCCTGGTAGCAAAGTTGAACATGCTGCCCTCTGACTCAGCCTCCTCTGTTGGACAACAGCTTGAAGAGCACATGATGCATCCACACATCCTGGGTGTGCAGGCTTGGGCCAAACAGCATTGTGAACCTTGAAGGACGCTGCCTGAACAGTTTCCCCAGactggtaaaaagaaaaattactCATTACATTCACAAATACATATAGATCTCTTATTCATCTCCTTCCACACAACTATGCTGAAATAAACTACCTTTTTTTGGTAAagatttaaattattaaattaaaaaaaaaagaaaagcaaaacataGAAAAAGAATGACGCCCATGTCTTGCCACAGATTTCTGCCCCATTCGACAGTAAATGTCACAGTAAGTGTCCGTTAATGACGCTGTAGCTGCAGGAGAGCTGTTTCGTAACTGACCCTGTGTTCTGACGTGGTGAGTCATAAAGGACATAAAGGAGATGATTTTCTGGATAATGAGGGAACTTGTCTGTGATCTGGAAACTGCTTTGTTAAGGTCTTCACTTTTTATGTTTCCTCTCAACTGAATGATTTTTAAGGTCACAAGAACCAAGTGTAAATGAACGGAATGTGAAAAGAGGATGTAACCATAGTAATACTGAGAcaccattttattttgatcacataATAACAGTTTCAAGATCACTGCGAACAAAGCTTGTTAAGTTGATCATGACACCTTCTGTTCTTACCCTGTATGGAgcatagaaaagaaaaagaaatcacagtATTT from Epinephelus moara isolate mb chromosome 8, YSFRI_EMoa_1.0, whole genome shotgun sequence includes these protein-coding regions:
- the isca1 gene encoding iron-sulfur cluster assembly 1 homolog, mitochondrial encodes the protein MSASLVRATVRAVSKRKILPTRAALTLTPAAVNKIRFLLEDKPEYIGLKVGVRTRGCNGMTYTLDYATERGKSDEEVMQDGVRVFIEKKAQLTLLGTEMDFVESKLSSEFVFNNPNIKGTCGCGESFNI